One stretch of Monomorium pharaonis isolate MP-MQ-018 chromosome 10, ASM1337386v2, whole genome shotgun sequence DNA includes these proteins:
- the LOC105830158 gene encoding uncharacterized protein LOC105830158 isoform X3 translates to MAVSLSTEDKLEYHFYPVTAGQIQFRVKAPNDAHIALTTGPQEGEPMYEVFIGGWSNSKSVVRKNRSRPDVAETETPGILSADEYRGFWIRWNNDVLTVGKEGESAPFLSYADPEPFGISHFGVCTGWGATGEWLLEDSDTRPSAPLGVRALDAGSVCWCDASGGMVPPDAVEGGHDGESLFVGRAQHEGALIPGKVKPSHSVCYVAWGGAEHGKSDYQVLCGCRPTWVPISGGNIPANAIPGGETEDGEPLFVGRVHHEGTVTIGKVQPSHSVCYIPFGGEEVASSEYEIMVGQ, encoded by the exons ATGGCGGTTT CGCTTTCCACCGAGGACAAATTGGAATATCACTTCTATCCCGTGACGGCCGGGCAGATCCAGTTCCGGGTAAAAGCGCCGAACGATGCCCACATCGCCCTTACCACCGGACCCCAGGAGGGAGAGCCTATGTACGAG GTCTTCATCGGAGGATGGAGCAACAGCAAATCCGTCGTGCGCAAGAATAGAAGCAGACCGGACGTGGCAGAGACGGAAACGCCCGGCATCCTGAGCGCGGACGAGTATCGCGGCTTCTGGATCAG GTGGAACAATGACGTTCTCACGGTGGGCAAGGAAGGCGAGTCGGCTCCTTTCTTGAGTTACGCTGACCCGGAGCCATTCGGAATCAGTCACTTCGGCGTTTGCACCGGCTGGGGTGCCACCGGTGAATGGCTTCTCGAAG ATTCCGATACAAGACCGTCCGCGCCGCTGGGGGTTCGTGCACTCGACGCAGGAAGCGTTTGCTGGTGCGACGCGTCCGGCGGGATGGTACCACCCGATGCGGTCGAGGGTGGACACGACGGCGAGTCTCTGTTCGTCGGTAGGGCTCAACATGAGGGTGCCCTCATCCCTGGCAAGGTGAAGCCCAGTCATTCCGTTTGCTACGTCGCCTGGGGCGGCGCCGAGCATGGAAAGTCGGACTACCAG GTTCTTTGCGGCTGCAGACCCACGTGGGTGCCGATAAGCGGTGGCAACATCCCGGCGAACGCGATTCCAGGAGGCGAGACTGAAGACGGCGAGCCGCTGTTCGTCGGCCGCGTACACCACGAGGGCACCGTAACTATCGGCAAGGTGCAACCATCTCACAGCGTGTGTTATATACCTTTCGGCGGTGAGGAGGTCGCCTCCTCTGAGTACGAGATCATGGTCGGGCAATAA
- the LOC105830158 gene encoding uncharacterized protein LOC105830158 isoform X1, with protein sequence MAVSLSTEDKLEYHFYPVTAGQIQFRVKAPNDAHIALTTGPQEGEPMYEVFIGGWSNSKSVVRKNRSRPDVAETETPGILSADEYRGFWIRWNNDVLTVGKEGESAPFLSYADPEPFGISHFGVCTGWGATGEWLLEGRNPLNTPNKLQYKFHSVRSGSVLIDVKAKSNGHIALTDRKGESSPMYEIMLGGWENKASAIRYDRKQPDKVRVDTPNLLSDREHKRFSITWLDGLITVKSGGPNGAVLMEWRDPNPIGVSYVGVRTGWGATGNWKLRFEHYPALPATGQKKHSDTRPSAPLGVRALDAGSVCWCDASGGMVPPDAVEGGHDGESLFVGRAQHEGALIPGKVKPSHSVCYVAWGGAEHGKSDYQVLCGCRPTWVPISGGNIPANAIPGGETEDGEPLFVGRVHHEGTVTIGKVQPSHSVCYIPFGGEEVASSEYEIMVGQ encoded by the exons ATGGCGGTTT CGCTTTCCACCGAGGACAAATTGGAATATCACTTCTATCCCGTGACGGCCGGGCAGATCCAGTTCCGGGTAAAAGCGCCGAACGATGCCCACATCGCCCTTACCACCGGACCCCAGGAGGGAGAGCCTATGTACGAG GTCTTCATCGGAGGATGGAGCAACAGCAAATCCGTCGTGCGCAAGAATAGAAGCAGACCGGACGTGGCAGAGACGGAAACGCCCGGCATCCTGAGCGCGGACGAGTATCGCGGCTTCTGGATCAG GTGGAACAATGACGTTCTCACGGTGGGCAAGGAAGGCGAGTCGGCTCCTTTCTTGAGTTACGCTGACCCGGAGCCATTCGGAATCAGTCACTTCGGCGTTTGCACCGGCTGGGGTGCCACCGGTGAATGGCTTCTCGAAG GTCGCAATCCTTTGAACACTCCTAACAAGCTGCAGTACAAGTTTCATTCTGTGCGAAGTGGCTCGGTGCTGATTGACGTGAAAGCTAAGAGCAACGGGCACATCGCGCTGACCGACCGGAAAGGCGAGTCGAGTCCCATGTACGAGATCATGCTCGGCGGGTGGGAAAACAAGGCATCGGCTATTAGATACGATCGCAAACAGCCCGACAAG GTACGCGTGGACACGCCGAATCTTCTCAGCGATCGCGAGCACAAGAGGTTCTCGATCACGTGGCTCGACGGCCTCATCACGGTCAAATCGGGCGGCCCGAACGGCGCCGTCCTCATGGAATGGCGAGACCCGAACCCCATCGGCGTGAGCTACGTGGGGGTGCGCACCGGTTGGGGCGCGACCGGAAACTGGAAGCTTCGTTTCGAACATTACCCCGCACTCCCCGCTACCGGTCAAAAGAAAC ATTCCGATACAAGACCGTCCGCGCCGCTGGGGGTTCGTGCACTCGACGCAGGAAGCGTTTGCTGGTGCGACGCGTCCGGCGGGATGGTACCACCCGATGCGGTCGAGGGTGGACACGACGGCGAGTCTCTGTTCGTCGGTAGGGCTCAACATGAGGGTGCCCTCATCCCTGGCAAGGTGAAGCCCAGTCATTCCGTTTGCTACGTCGCCTGGGGCGGCGCCGAGCATGGAAAGTCGGACTACCAG GTTCTTTGCGGCTGCAGACCCACGTGGGTGCCGATAAGCGGTGGCAACATCCCGGCGAACGCGATTCCAGGAGGCGAGACTGAAGACGGCGAGCCGCTGTTCGTCGGCCGCGTACACCACGAGGGCACCGTAACTATCGGCAAGGTGCAACCATCTCACAGCGTGTGTTATATACCTTTCGGCGGTGAGGAGGTCGCCTCCTCTGAGTACGAGATCATGGTCGGGCAATAA
- the LOC105830158 gene encoding uncharacterized protein LOC105830158 isoform X2, which produces MAVSLSTEDKLEYHFYPVTAGQIQFRVKAPNDAHIALTTGPQEGEPMYEVFIGGWSNSKSVVRKNRSRPDVAETETPGILSADEYRGFWIRWNNDVLTVGKEGESAPFLSYADPEPFGISHFGVCTGWGATGEWLLEAICCGGYDGYSDTRPSAPLGVRALDAGSVCWCDASGGMVPPDAVEGGHDGESLFVGRAQHEGALIPGKVKPSHSVCYVAWGGAEHGKSDYQVLCGCRPTWVPISGGNIPANAIPGGETEDGEPLFVGRVHHEGTVTIGKVQPSHSVCYIPFGGEEVASSEYEIMVGQ; this is translated from the exons ATGGCGGTTT CGCTTTCCACCGAGGACAAATTGGAATATCACTTCTATCCCGTGACGGCCGGGCAGATCCAGTTCCGGGTAAAAGCGCCGAACGATGCCCACATCGCCCTTACCACCGGACCCCAGGAGGGAGAGCCTATGTACGAG GTCTTCATCGGAGGATGGAGCAACAGCAAATCCGTCGTGCGCAAGAATAGAAGCAGACCGGACGTGGCAGAGACGGAAACGCCCGGCATCCTGAGCGCGGACGAGTATCGCGGCTTCTGGATCAG GTGGAACAATGACGTTCTCACGGTGGGCAAGGAAGGCGAGTCGGCTCCTTTCTTGAGTTACGCTGACCCGGAGCCATTCGGAATCAGTCACTTCGGCGTTTGCACCGGCTGGGGTGCCACCGGTGAATGGCTTCTCGAAG CCATATGCTGCGGCGGTTACGATGGTT ATTCCGATACAAGACCGTCCGCGCCGCTGGGGGTTCGTGCACTCGACGCAGGAAGCGTTTGCTGGTGCGACGCGTCCGGCGGGATGGTACCACCCGATGCGGTCGAGGGTGGACACGACGGCGAGTCTCTGTTCGTCGGTAGGGCTCAACATGAGGGTGCCCTCATCCCTGGCAAGGTGAAGCCCAGTCATTCCGTTTGCTACGTCGCCTGGGGCGGCGCCGAGCATGGAAAGTCGGACTACCAG GTTCTTTGCGGCTGCAGACCCACGTGGGTGCCGATAAGCGGTGGCAACATCCCGGCGAACGCGATTCCAGGAGGCGAGACTGAAGACGGCGAGCCGCTGTTCGTCGGCCGCGTACACCACGAGGGCACCGTAACTATCGGCAAGGTGCAACCATCTCACAGCGTGTGTTATATACCTTTCGGCGGTGAGGAGGTCGCCTCCTCTGAGTACGAGATCATGGTCGGGCAATAA